One stretch of Armigeres subalbatus isolate Guangzhou_Male chromosome 2, GZ_Asu_2, whole genome shotgun sequence DNA includes these proteins:
- the LOC134218545 gene encoding inner nuclear membrane protein Man1: MSSRMDNLDVLTDDELRHRLMQYGFQNLPITSNTRKLLIKKLRNHMENEKGKLRRDTNFATRYSSGEESDGEKRSTKSAGRRTTTAASASRSTMPPPAMRPTSRRATTSSSISSTISRNSSPLTNNNNNNSTSHNKSISPGSSRSAVYISPVIINDSEEEDYSGSLRTTNRVLGTQSPSASALFRRTTTASAYSTPTRPATAAAISPLSTTTIPSATTSFRATIGGLGSTPNSGLDLNSSTNSNGSASDSPFVSEYTKRLLQLRGDTVSHENYNNAIGNAIASGISTGASPLTTGSNLSLNHSGAPISGNHFRSRYSSYANRYGVGNQAGVDGSGGSSNSSSGTFNENDIVTHAQPDPEPPQIPLRVAMGNLISKLDEHYGFKQTFIPCALLCLFIAFLVFVAFMYMTISTDIASTLSSIDTRYDLCDSTIKDTNKCVSQSELEAALELLKVVGSELKSQAVHSKCVDSNVPYWISANEVLKLAKEHSPNILIPQLAKHLHTMEYLIDRNPQWGINHCDQDGNEIDFLEVIRRRPTKSNYFAILRPKLPFTCMLYNKFHTFFVIIGVLGLVGIITYLVNYFLKFVIYVKEKRKNQVNVLISEIIQAVSQAANEQSDEAGVVVVNHLRDRLITLDNRKKLEWAWVEALQFLEQNESRIQFEVGNRGGEDFKMMRWIDIAPLPSTTRPVPGGAKKWQSPAFDNTNKIPDPPTPCLKIRQMFDKYEVNDPNLKTIVQDAILEKVGVRCKIYDIQLDRSSCCVYVRCASAKDAGIVHDEINGWWFDNRLVSIKFLRLERFLVRFPRSAGGPTCLKPSNRNNSSMSQQADRLPTNPLERDDDEEEEEDEDDLELEQEADC; the protein is encoded by the exons ATGAGCAGCCGGATGGACAATCTGGACGTTCTGACGGACGACGAGTTGCGGCATCGTTTGATGCAGTATGGCTTCCAGAATTTGCCCATCACAAGCAACACTCGGAAGTTGCTGATCAAGAAGCTCCGCAATCACATGGAGAATGAGAAAGGAAAACTGAGGCGCGATACGAATTTCGCGACGCGCTACTCATCCGGGGAGGAATCCGACGGAGAAAAacgttcgacgaagagtgctgGTCGTAGAACGACTACTGCGGCCAGTGCTTCTAGGTCGACGATGCCACCGCCGGCGATGCGGCCAACCAGCCGACGGGCCACCACCAGTAGCAGCATCAGTTCTACCATATCAAGAAACAGCAGCCCATTGACgaataacaacaacaataacagcACCAGTCACAACAAATCGATTTCTCCGGGATCCAGTCGGAGTGCGGTGTACATTTCGCCAGTGATTATCAACGATAGTGAAGAGGAGGATTACTCCGGCAGTTTGAGGACAACAAATCGTGTTTTAG GGACCCAATCACCATCGGCAAGCGCATTGTTTCGACGAACTACAACTGCCAGCGCCTATTCGACACCTACACGACCTGCTACAGCGGCAGCGATATCCCCTCTATCAACAACTACGATTCCATCTGCCACCACCAGCTTTCGAGCTACGATTGGCGGCCTTGGTTCCACACCCAATTCCGGTCTGGACCTGAACAGTTCGACCAACTCCAACGGAAGCGCATCGGATTCACCCTTTGTCAGTGAGTACACCAAACGGTTACTGCAGCTCCGCGGTGACACGGTGTCCCACGAAAACTATAACAACGCCATCGGAAATGCTATAGCAAGTGGAATCAGTACTGGTGCAAGTCCCCTCACCACCGGAAGTAATCTCAGCTTGAATCACAGCGGAGCGCCGATCAGTGGGAATCACTTCCGCAGTCGGTACAGCAGCTACGCGAATCGGTATGGTGTTGGGAATCAAGCTGGTGTCGATGGCAGCGGCGGCAGCAGCAACAGTAGCAGCGGAACAtttaacgaaaatgatattGTGACACATGCTCAACCGGATCCGGAACCACCGCAGATTCCGCTGCGAGTCGCAATGGGAAATTTGATTTCTAAGCTGGACGAACATTACGGTTTCAAGCAGACGTTCATCCCGTGCGCGCTGTTATGCCTGTTTATTGCCTTTCTTGTGTTTGTGGCCTTCATGTATATGACCATCAGTACGGACATTGCCAGTACACTAAGTTCAATTGATACGAG GTATGATCTATGTGACAGCACAATAAAAGACACAAACAAATGCGTTTCCCAGTCGGAGCTCGAAGCAGCGCTGGAGCTTTTGAAGGTCGTTGGAAGCGAACTGAAAAGCCAAGCAGTACACAGCAAATGCGTTGATTCTAACGTCCCATACTGGATTAGCGCCAACGAGGTGCTGAAACTGGCCAAGGAGCACAGCCCAAACATTCTGATCCCACAACTGGCCAAGCATCTGCACACGATGGAATACCTGATCGACCGAAATCCTCAATGGGGGATAAACCACTGTGACCAGGACGGGAACGAAATTGACTTCTTAGAAGTAATCCGCAGGCGACCAACCAAGAGTAATTACTTTGCCATATTGCGACCGAAGTTACCGTTCACGTGCATGCTATATAACAAGTTCCACACTTTCTTCGTGATAATTGGCGTTCTGGGATTGGTCGGTATAATTACATATCTGGTTAATTATTTCCTTAAATTCGTGATCTACGTGAAGGAAAAACGCAAAAATCAAGTAAATGTTTTAATTAGTGAGATTATTCAAGCGGTAAGCCAGGCCGCAAATGAACAATCGGATGAAGCTGGCGTAGTCGTGGTTAATCATTTGCGGGATAGGTTGATCACACTTGATAACCGAAAGAAACTGGAATGGGCATGGGTGGAAGCGCTCCAGTTCTTAGAGCAAAACGAAAGCCGTATACAGTTTGAAGTTGGGAACCGCGGAGGGGAAGACTTCAAAATGATGCGATGGATCGATATTGCGCCATTGCCCTCAACCACTCGTCCCGTGCCAGGGGGCGCCAAGAAGTGGCAAAGTCCTGCATTTGATAACACCAACAAAATTCCAGATCCACCAACGCCTTGTCTCAAAATTCGGCAAATGTTCGACAAGTACGAAGTAAACGATCCCAATCTTAAAACCATTGTCCAGGACGCCATTCTGGAAAAGGTTGGAGTGCGGTGCAAAATTTACGATATCCAACTGGACAGGAGTTCCTGCTGCGTGTACGTTCGCTGCGCTTCAGCCAAGGATGCCGGAATCGTACATGACGAAATCAACGGATGGTGGTTTGATAATCGATTAGTTTCGATCAAATTCCTGCGGCTAGAACGTTTTCTGGTTCGGTTTCCGCGCTCAGCCGGCGGTCCAACGTGTCTGAAGCCTTCGAATCGTAACAACAGCTCAATGTCACAGCAGGCAGACCGGTTACCGACGAATCCGCTGGAACGGGACGATGAtgaggaagaagaagaggatGAGGATGATCTGGAGCTCGAACAGGAGGCCGACTGCTAA